The genomic DNA CATAAGCCAAAAGCCACGGGGGATTTTTCtaagtgtgtttttatttgttaggAATGTAAAATGACTTTCATCATATATAAAATTTATGATTAtatgtaaaagtaaataaaaaccgAATAAAATACCTAATGGACTGAACCTGTTATTTACATATCTGATACTTTCAGAAATCCAAGATAAAAGATTGCTTCATTGCACAGGTGTATAACAAAGTTGTCTTTGTGCTCACTAAAGACAGCCCATAAGGATATAGTAAAATATAAGGACAATTTAAAACCCAGACTGAGAGCCCTTGAGacagattccctgtgttgtaactgctttctgtaattttgtaaataacatgtctgtgtaactaAAACTAATGTAACTGTCATGTTTTCAGCCTCTTGCCCAGCACTcgcttgaaaatgaggtttttaatctcaatgggaccttcctggttaaataaataataaataaacaaggCTAAAATTgatatcactcacacacacacacgcgtgcgcacacacacacacacacacacacacacacacacacacacacaggtatgtCTACACCCCTGAACAGACCCAGGAGTGTGGTGGAGAACCTCTGATCCCAGCTTCCATCTGACTGAAGGTGCAAGGTCAATGATCAGTTCCAGGTAAGAAAAGTAAAACTCCTGATATTCTAACAGAAAAACATGTTGCTCCATCCCCGCCctgctctccaggctttctcatctTCTCTAGAAGCTCCTCCCACATGTCATTTGTTTTCAGGCTAAACTAACCCAAGAACTCTGGTGTCAGACTGACTgtggctgtcatggtctgcgtctgccccttccttcatgtgtctcctgatgtttctccatcctctctagattcccttctgtgtctcatagcgccctcgtgtcttttgtctgcgtctcaattaGGTGTCTTAATGTTGTTACCCTCttaaaatcattcctcccaggtcagctccagcatctttgtccccagctcagtgtgtgtttgtgtgtgtgtgtgtgtgtgtgtgtgtgtgtgtgtgtgtgtgtgtgtgtgtgtgtgtgtgtgtgtgtgtcctcccaggtcagctccagcatctttgtccccagctcagtgtgtgtttgtgtgtgtgtgtgtgtgtgtgtgtgtgtgtgtgtgtgtgtgtgtgtgtgtgtgtgtgtcctcccaggtcagctccagcatctttgtccccagctcagtgtgtgtgtgtgtgtgtgtgtgtgtgtgtgtgtgtgtgtgtgtgtgtgtgtgtgtgtgtgtgtgtgtgtgtgtgtgtcctcccaggtcagctccagcctctttgtccccagctcagtgtatgtgtgtgtgtgtgtgtgtgtgtgtgtgtgtgtgtgtgtgtgtcctcctccagctagttagtttgagcccttccctctgtctttagataattgttgtttagtttagtgtttaggtatttgccctcctgtttctgttttcccagttagattatcatattcacctgtcttccctccagccctcactccacacacctgctgccattttccctaattactcctccctgtgtatttaagccctgtcttgtctctgtcttgtgtcggtccattatggtaattctgtcagtctcgtctttCTGTGGATTGAGTTTTTGGATTTCCAGATTGTTATTTGGATTTTGTTCCCCACCTtaggatttacttttgtttttggctcaccttaaaggatttttatttattcaacctCTGCttcttgtcatcctgggttactgcattttgggtcctaccagcaCCATATCGTGACAGTGGCAGCTACAACTGGTCCAGGCTACCTACCATGACTCTTTGCAGGTGTGGCAAAAGTGACTTTATTTTTATGCATCGTGTAATCTTTACAACCTTTTGAGTTTTAACAtctatgtttttgttttatagcaacgtgtgttgctgctgtgaGCTTGGAGCTAGAGAACATCATGACATCACAGAGGAGCTACTGGTTCTGGTccagtgacacttggtggtgagttgtgagttcacctggtaaataacttttacaaaaATATTGTTTCTTTGGTAACAAAAGTGAATTAACAATAACTTGCATTCCTGTAGGACACTTGGCGAAATATGGacgctacaccatgaggcaggcacacatgGAGATTCTATAGGAGCACATATGGTGAGCAACACAACACATTATTATTGTTCACTGTCCTGGATTTCTttgtgcatctcattagcctagcTGACCGCCACTGCAGGATACCTgacaactcctgtcatctggctaTGAGAGCAGGTGCATCCTCAGTAACACACCTGTAacatatcagctcatctggctgaGTAAATGACCTGGTGGCCATGGCTCTTTTACTGAAACGTACTCTCTTCTACAGATCTGTGAACATCAGTTTCTCGTGAAGATGTTTCAACTCCTGGTCCTGAGAGgacagtgtcatgttctgtgtccctttgttccccagcccctccagttcccactccaggttctcttgtgtttcatagcgccctcatgtgtcctttgtctgcatctcatttagatgtctcctgtgttcctttagtcttctccagtcacccctcaccCCTCTGCACCCAGTCATCTCTCTGCAGTgtttagtttcagcttttcattttattctcttttatgattgtcccaccagtctttgtagttctccttccctttagaatattatgtggttgcttttcttaggttttttcttaggtcatgtgagtttcctccctgattaagtattgctttaacctggtcctctccccacacacctgcagctcatctgcctcccatcatgccccagtttatttaagccctgtcttgtcggtccattgtttgtcagcgtgatttgttctgtcagtctgcccGTTCTCCTGGTGTTTTTGGATTTCCTGATTTTtgaattttggctccctgcctttaaaTTTCTTTATTTTGGGACTcgtcctacaataaaaggattttcttcttccactcctgcctcgtgtcatcctgggttctgcattttgggttctaacATCCCTCCAAAACATGACAGACAGAACCTCCTTACCGCCACCATCCAgccctgtctcctgtctgcctacaattataatAAAATGCTGTATGAGTTCTTTGTGCTGCCTAATTTTATATCACGTGTGATCATTACATTGATGCAGGTTTAACTAGCTCTAATGTGGCGAATTAAATCAGCACCTCACCAAGCTATTTAAAGTCAAGTGAGTGTTAACATATTTACAGACAAGAACCAAACCAGTAAtttaatgtttaatgaaaacaagtCCAGAGGGATGAATCCTTTGAAGGCACATTCTTTAAGCTGGCGGTggacagaaaacagctgcagtttCATCTTGACCCAAtcccccgtcgcatttagtaaagtgaagccaaactttagagcgcgttcatgttcttgtcggatattcggagttccgaggaaagcaaatgcaccattagcgaaacagaagctaacatatcaagctaacatatgAAGCTAACGtactcttaaacattttatttacctaccggagcagattaagatgaggatgtctcacttagatcgttgtagctggtttcatcatcacccagttacccattagtggagtggacccaagctttggcgtgcgttctttctaccatgctgctctgtttacaactggcttgcaGCGACCAACaatacgctcttgcgcatgcgcagctgtcttggcaagttctcgttacgaaggacaggtaccgaaacgaggcaccgtttgaaatgacatgaatcggtgctcagtcggtactgtggaattcggtcagtaccttatgtgacagtgtgagcgtcctgtcacagtgtcccgattgatcatgcgccctggctacttgggcaaggggatgtccctttggctgactggttagagcgtatgactctcacctgggagtctggggatcgaatcccgcctgggccctcgtttctccaccttgccacacttaaaaagtaccgaatttggtacccatccctagcaaaCTCATTCTGGCTTTAGATCagaggtctcatttatcaaacattgctagagtccttactaaaaccgtacttaagctcagcaaaaaaaatgtactcacgccaagcaggtttgtgatctatcaaacatggaggacgcacagctgcacgcaatctccgctttgtAAATCtgagactatctagaaaggttctcaggtgCTTTTTGATCACATCCCGccatcaccacgcccacttactgccataaatggtcaatgcaaagtgccttgtggacctcatgcacatacataagccggctcgttgTTGCGCTCCGCCATTAACCGCAGATCAAGGAGGCGCTATTTCACCGAAGCAgagattgaggtacctgtgggcgaggtggagaaatgaaaggaagtgctgttgccaaacaaataagagaaaatcgacggagtggcacagcggtgctgaagccgtcaatgttgtgagttcttcagagagatctgtggcggatacaaaaaaaaaggtccaattggGATTTGGTCCATGGACTCTTGAGTGAgagtcacacacactaaccagtcagccaaacagtcaTCTCCCTTGgtaaagtagccagggcgcatgattaatcgggtcacagtgacagaacgctcacactgtcagaCGCATGACATCCTGTccagatctgcccccccccccccctgctgatTGGACGTACGTCTCCCACTTATTTTGcttaatgaattattattaatgagggctgcatggtggcgcagttgataACATTGCTgcaagaaagttgcaggttcaaatcctagCTGCAGCCtatctgtgtggagttagcgtgttctctccACGCATGCACAGATCAGATGATTCAAGCTCCACCCAGCATCTCAGAGCCCCATCGTGCACGTATCACCAGTGATATTTTCGGTCTTTCTGGAGCGACACAAGCACAAGTGTTGTCCACCAGGCTGCTGCAACATGACAACAAAGGGTCACAAGCTGACCTGAGCGGCTCGTTAATATGCAGCGTGTCTAAATAATGCCCCTCTGTGGTTTCTAATAAAGGCTCAGTGTTTCAGGGTGCGTGGACGTTGCTCTCTCAGTCCGCTTTGTGGAGGAAGTGGCTGGATTACACTCTAATCCCATTATGATGCTGCAGCCCCGTGAGGCCCGCCTGGACAGATCAGCACCCGATGGCTGGATCAGCTGCAACCCGGCGATTTTAATGATTTAGACTAATTGAAATGACCTGATGGTTTAGATGATGCTGACCAACGAGGGAGgacgagcttcaccttctgaccccGGCTTGGTacgtcttatttttatttttgagatTAAAAATAAATTTATTGATATCATCAGTCTTAAAATGGACAAGCCAACACTTATATGAAAAACTGAAGCTTGCCAAGTCTGGTGTCAGCTAAAGGGAGCTGTAACTTCTCCCTGCAGCACTTCTGTACGCAGCCAGGGAAGAAAATCAAATTAAACTCACAGAAATTATCATTTAATCCTAAAAAGCTATTTTATTTGTACATTTGTGGACATTTTAATAATCCAGTGTTTTATATAACAGGTGTTTCTATAGATGTCAAAAAAACATAAGAATGTTTAACTGTATAAATGCCCAAAATGGatttaatagtaataataattatacatTTCTCATAATTTGGCTGAAGAATCTGAACTAAATGTAATAAATATTTCACAGAATTaacaaaaaaaatacacaaattaaagcttaaataaaagtttttttaataaaaacaaatattttaatttaaatgttcAGTTTGAAATACTTTACTGGTCCTGTTGAACTTGACGGAATCACAACCACTGATTTGAATGGGATCTCTTTGGATGGTAGATTAGTTGCCATTTGGTCACatttaggcaaaaaaaaaaactcaaatgtGGGATCATTTTTCTGCATTTCTGTTTATGATTGAAGATGTGAGAATGATGTTTGGAAGACATATGGGTTAATGGACCGGTGACACGTTTAGATTGGGTCAATCGTTATGTTTACTGATAGTCATCAGCCAGTGACAGGAAAATCAACACAAGCAGCTTCTCTCTGCATGAGAGCTGAAGATGCACCAGGAGCTGGAAGTCCATCTGTCCGGAAAAAGAAGATCTAAACATACATTAAACTGTAACTTGTCCATCTAAAATGAAATCCTGAACCTGTCTTTATCTCATAGGTGGCCACTGACCTTTCTGGAACAAAGGTCTGCTTTCTGGAGAAATGACAGATGAGAAAATGATTAACCTGGCTGGTGGTGGGAATGTGTGTCACCATCAGAGCGGTGTTTTGTGTACGTGACAGCAGGTGAAGGTCTGAAGGACACACGCTGGACTTTTAAACAAAGACAGCGAAGCATCCGACCCACAGAGATGAGAGACGGAAAATCAGCCGGCAGGGTTTCCTTGTTTTGATTTATTCATTTTCTAAGTGGATCACCTGCAACAAGCACTTCATCAAACTCAGAGGTCTGCATTTCTTCCATCGACGGCATTAGTCCTAAAAGTATTTGTTTGGCTCTCAGAGTCTGATCGTGCAGCAGCGACTCAACAGCTGCCACTATGTTCGAGGCAGAGGGAGCAGGCAGAGTCTGACTGGACCAGAAGAAAATTTGGTACCGGGGGAAAACCGCCAGTGACTGCAGCCGTCATCCTCCTCCTCTGCAGCTAAAACTTCGGCTCCTGCAGCAAAAGGAACATTATCGAGTCTTTGACTCCAACTCCATCATCCGGCTCTTCTCTAAACTGCAGGATCTGTAGGTAACACGTAACATTTTTGAGGTTTTAAGACTTAGGAAGGTGTTTGAATGCTCAAAAGAAGACGTAAAAGTTTATGGATTAATCCAAACTATTGTAAAACTTTTAGATTTGTCTAAACTGGATACGTTTTATTTAGCTCCAAAAGCTTACAAAGCAGCAGTTTGGACTGTTTTGGGGAAGTTATGCTTGAAAAAGTAGCTTTAAAAAAAAGTCTCCCACAAATTTATGTTAACGTTAGGATTAAACTGAATATAATTCATAAACCAGGTTAAATTATTTTTCTCAATCCGTCTCCCGGTCTGCTGTCTCTCCCGTTACAGTCACTGTCATGGCATCAGCAGCAGTGGAGCTGATGGGCTTCTTCCTGGGCCTTCTGGGGATGCTGGGAACATTGGTCGCCACGGTGCTGCCATACTGGCAAATATCTGCACACATCGGCTCCAACATTGTGACGGTGGTGGCCAACATGAGGGGCCTGTGGATGGAGTGCGTCTACCAGAGCACGGGGGCCTTCCAGTGTGAGACCTACAACTCCATGCTGGCGCTGCCCTCCGACCTGCAGGCCTCTCGCGCCCTCATGGTCATCTCTGTGGTGTTGTCCGTCCTGGCCGTCACCATGTCAACCCTGGGGATGCAGTGCACGCTTTGCCTGGAGGGCTCAGGTGCGGTTAAGAGTCGCGTGGCAGGTACCGGTGGGGGGCTGTTTCTGGCGGCAGGCTTGTTCTCTCTTGTTCCCGTGGCGTGGACCACGCACGAGGTGGTCCAGACTTTTTACAGCCCCAACATTCCAGCAGGCATGAAGTACGAGATTGGGGAGTGTCTGTACCTCGGCCTGGCCTCGGCTCTCATCTCCATGCTGGGCGGGGGGATGCTGAGCGTGTCTTGCTGGGAGGAGCAGGAGGGTGGCCGCGAGAGACGAAACGCTGGGGGATATCCATACCCAGCAGGAGTTGGGATGTCCGGCACCGCGGCACGAACAACCTCACAGACCTACAGAAACCCCACGCTGCAGGTGGGGGGGGTGAACATAGCCAGCAGGCTGCAGCCGCTGGTCCGCAGCACCAGTGGCAGCACAGGGTCGGGAGCCCATGGGGG from Nothobranchius furzeri strain GRZ-AD chromosome 10, NfurGRZ-RIMD1, whole genome shotgun sequence includes the following:
- the cldn2 gene encoding claudin-2, encoding MASAAVELMGFFLGLLGMLGTLVATVLPYWQISAHIGSNIVTVVANMRGLWMECVYQSTGAFQCETYNSMLALPSDLQASRALMVISVVLSVLAVTMSTLGMQCTLCLEGSGAVKSRVAGTGGGLFLAAGLFSLVPVAWTTHEVVQTFYSPNIPAGMKYEIGECLYLGLASALISMLGGGMLSVSCWEEQEGGRERRNAGGYPYPAGVGMSGTAARTTSQTYRNPTLQVGGVNIASRLQPLVRSTSGSTGSGAHGGPGTKKPTAAGYDITGYV